From the genome of Colius striatus isolate bColStr4 chromosome 15, bColStr4.1.hap1, whole genome shotgun sequence, one region includes:
- the LOC133626871 gene encoding LOW QUALITY PROTEIN: SRSF protein kinase 3-like (The sequence of the model RefSeq protein was modified relative to this genomic sequence to represent the inferred CDS: deleted 2 bases in 1 codon): protein MQERGLLKDTPSRQHRLKGEQDRLVSHLGKLQKEADDRGSSVRSHQTGCPLSLSPHARTCCATAMEERLQEEMLAAQHTGSPCPMREGLVLNARYQALHQLGCGTFATVWLCQDTRRKKHVAVKVLKSREGFAEAAQDEVSFLRCVSSMKKKDGAGENIICLLDDFRMIGENGFHVCLVFEAMGPSLRCLMSNYTAQGLPLPFVKKSLQQVLAGLHFLHQRCRIIHADIKPENLLLYRPHKSLLPDTLHCSQRTDWSLEGLGGDNGNGLAESDLMSMQVKIADLGSACWTYKPFSKEIQTQPYRALEVLLGLDYGTAVDIWSMGCLAFEMATGECLFDPQPGKYFSRDDDHVARIIELLGRIPPQIAFSWNKATNFFSRPGALLRLSRLSPRSLHSILADRHRWTPAQVSAFTSFLLPALRYAPARRATAARCLQHAWLSAP, encoded by the exons ATGCAGGAGAGGGGTCTGCTCAAGGACACCCCTTCCAGGCAGCACAGACTAAAAGGAGAGCAGGACCGGCTGGTATCTCACTTGGGGAAGCTCCAGAAGGAGGCAGATGACAGAGGGAGCAGCGTGAG ATCACACCAGACTGGTTGCCCACTGTCTCTGTCCCCTCATGCTAGGACCTGCTGTGCCACT GCCATGGAGGAGCggctgcaggaggagatgcTGGCAGCCCAGCACACAG gcagcccctgccccatgAGGGAAGGATTGGTGCTCAACGCACGGTACCAGGCTCTGCACCAGCTGGGCTGCGGCACCTTTGCCACCGTCTGGCTGTGCCAGGACACGAG GAGGAAGAAGCATGTAGCTGTGAAGGTCCTGAAAAGCAGGGAAGGCTTTGCTGAGGCTGCCCAGGATGAGGTCTCATTTCTTCGCTGT GTGAGCAGTATGAAGAAGAAGGATGGGGCAGGAGAAAACATCATCTGTTTGTTGGATGACTTTCGAATGATTGGAGAGAACGGCTTCC ATGTGTGCTTGGTGTTTGAGGCAATGGGTCCTTCCCTGCGATGTCTGATGAGTAACTACACAGCCCAGGGACTGCCTTTGCCTTTTGTGAAAAAGTCTTTACAGCAG GTGCTGGCTGGGCTGCACTTCCTGCACCAGCGCTGCCGCATCATCCACGCCGACATCAAACCCGAGAACCTCCTGCTGTACAGACCCCACAAAAGCCTTCTGCCCGACACGCTTCACTGCAGCCAGAGGACAGACTGGAGTCTCGAGGGACTAG GAGGGGATAATGGCAATGGATTGGCAGAATCTGATCTGATGAGCATGCAAGTGAAAATTGCAGATCTGGGCAGCGCCTGCTGGACA tacAAGCCTTTTTCCAAGGAGATACAGACCCAGCCGTACCGAGCCCTGGAAGTGCTGCTGGGACTGGATTATGGCACTGCTGTGGATATCTGGAGCATGGGCTGCCTG GCGTTTGAAATGGCGACTGGGGAGTGTCTGTTTGATCCTCAACCTGGGAAATATTTCTCCAGAGATGATG ATCATGTTGCTCGTATTATTGAACTCCTGGGAAGAATTCCTCCTCAAATTGCATTCTCCTGGAATAAGGCAACAAATTTTTTCAGCAGGCCAG GCGCTCTGCTGCGGCTCTCCCGGCTTTCCCCCCGCAGTctccacagcatcctggctgACAGGCACCGCTGGACACCCGCCCAGGTCTCCGCCTTCACCAGCTTCCTCCTGCCCGCCCTGCGCTACGCGCCGGCCCGCCGCGCCACGGCCGCCCGCTGCCTGCAGCACGCCTGGCTCAGCGCCCCGTGA